Proteins encoded within one genomic window of Brachybacterium muris:
- a CDS encoding metal-sensitive transcriptional regulator: MNDDVQAVDPVEPAGPSGPVAPAGAPGAAGCCGGGSDHAPESDHGRHGDPGYHGSKTAYMRRLKLIEGQVRGLHRMVEDDTYCIDVLTQVSAVTKALQSVAVGLVDDHVHHCVHAAAQSGDSAELDRKMEEIMSAVKRLMK; the protein is encoded by the coding sequence ATGAACGACGACGTCCAGGCCGTGGATCCCGTCGAGCCCGCCGGCCCGTCCGGTCCGGTGGCTCCTGCCGGGGCCCCCGGCGCCGCCGGGTGCTGCGGTGGTGGCTCGGACCATGCTCCCGAGTCCGACCACGGCCGGCACGGCGACCCCGGCTACCACGGCTCCAAGACCGCGTACATGCGTCGGCTGAAGCTGATCGAGGGCCAGGTGCGCGGCCTGCACCGCATGGTGGAGGACGACACCTACTGCATCGACGTGCTCACCCAGGTCTCCGCCGTCACCAAGGCCCTGCAGTCCGTCGCGGTGGGCCTGGTGGACGACCATGTGCACCACTGCGTGCACGCCGCCGCGCAGTCCGGGGACTCCGCGGAGCTGGACCGCAAGATGGAGGAGATCATGTCGGCCGTGAAGCGGCTGATGAAGTGA
- a CDS encoding ABC transporter substrate-binding protein, protein MTPKSSHRAPISTTSRRMFLGSAAAVTAAASLAACGGGGDSGSVSGSSEIVLWMYPVVPDENKSQEFWNKVKDDFNSKNEDVQLAIELLPWDGRDEKIATAIAGKEGPDIVLLTPDLTLNYFTTGGLKPVDKAIESIKDDFLPSSLEAVTFEGGLYGVPIYNTSTTTAYNKKLFEEAGIDALPETWDEVKAAAPALAEKGVVAMDYVGSPNMTLNLSFYPLLWQAGGTVFTEDGSDIAFDGPEGVEVLQFLVDLKGMGGIPEDAATKDNDVEGGGLGNGKTAMGYALSMSEVELMKAGVGEENVVVGQPLKNKEQASFGMPGVLALTAINENEDAAAKVLQYLASPEVTDELIKIASQFSSLKDAAPPADDEATKAFTEALEYARPGEIYPKSRQVMEVLKPHIQSALQGDKTPEEAIKAAAEEARGVLG, encoded by the coding sequence ATGACACCGAAGTCATCGCACCGCGCCCCCATCTCGACGACCTCCCGCCGCATGTTCCTGGGCTCCGCCGCCGCCGTCACCGCGGCGGCCAGTCTCGCCGCCTGCGGCGGCGGCGGCGACTCGGGCAGCGTCTCCGGCAGCTCCGAGATCGTCCTGTGGATGTACCCGGTCGTCCCGGACGAGAACAAGAGCCAGGAGTTCTGGAACAAAGTCAAGGACGACTTCAACAGCAAGAACGAGGATGTCCAGCTCGCCATCGAGCTGCTGCCCTGGGACGGCCGCGACGAGAAGATCGCCACCGCGATCGCCGGCAAGGAGGGCCCGGACATCGTCCTGCTCACCCCGGACCTCACCCTGAACTACTTCACCACCGGCGGCCTCAAGCCGGTGGACAAGGCGATCGAGTCCATCAAGGACGACTTCCTGCCCAGCTCCCTGGAGGCGGTCACCTTCGAGGGCGGCCTGTACGGCGTCCCGATCTACAACACCTCCACCACCACCGCCTACAACAAGAAGCTCTTCGAGGAGGCCGGCATCGACGCCCTCCCGGAGACCTGGGACGAGGTCAAGGCCGCCGCTCCCGCCCTCGCCGAGAAGGGCGTCGTGGCGATGGACTACGTCGGCTCCCCGAACATGACCCTGAACCTCAGCTTCTACCCGCTGCTGTGGCAGGCCGGTGGCACCGTCTTCACCGAGGACGGCTCCGACATCGCCTTCGACGGCCCCGAGGGCGTCGAGGTCCTGCAGTTCCTCGTCGATCTCAAGGGCATGGGCGGCATCCCGGAGGACGCCGCCACCAAGGACAACGACGTCGAGGGCGGCGGCCTGGGCAACGGCAAGACCGCGATGGGCTACGCCCTGTCCATGTCCGAGGTCGAGCTCATGAAGGCCGGCGTCGGCGAGGAGAACGTCGTGGTCGGCCAGCCGCTGAAGAACAAGGAGCAGGCGAGCTTCGGCATGCCGGGCGTCCTGGCGCTCACCGCGATCAACGAGAACGAGGACGCGGCCGCCAAGGTGCTGCAGTACCTCGCCTCGCCCGAGGTGACCGACGAGCTCATCAAGATCGCCAGCCAGTTCTCCTCGCTCAAGGACGCCGCCCCGCCGGCGGACGACGAGGCCACCAAGGCGTTCACCGAGGCGCTCGAGTACGCGCGCCCCGGCGAGATCTACCCCAAGTCGCGTCAGGTGATGGAGGTCCTCAAGCCCCACATCCAGTCCGCGCTGCAGGGTGACAAGACCCCCGAGGAGGCCATCAAGGCGGCCGCCGAGGAGGCGCGCGGGGTCCTCGGCTGA
- the purB gene encoding adenylosuccinate lyase has protein sequence MAHSFADITPPIALTPLDGRYRAQAAPLVDHLSEAALNRSRLVVETEWMIHLLDAGAIPGLRTLTEDEIALLRAIPEDFGAEGIAEHAEIERETVHDVKAIEYYIKRRLTGTSLEPLAEVVHIYCTSEDVNNLSYALMVKGAIEQVWLPALREVIDDLTALARETAQVPMLSRTHGQPATPTTLGKEMAVFAHRLARQVRRIEADEYLGKINGATGTYAAHAISVPGTDWEQVSRTFVEHLGLTWNPLTTQIESHDWQAELYADVARAGRILHNLATDIWTYISLGYFRQRLSAQGGTGSSTMPHKVNPIRFENAEANLEISGALLDSLAQTLVTSRLQRDLTDSTTQRNIGPALGHSLLAISNLRRGLAGLDVDAEAMAADLEGNWEVLGEAVQSVMRTLGVQGTGGMDSPYERLKELTRGQRVDGAAMREFIEGLGLPEAERERLLALTPHSYVGYAARLVDHLDPSGGKDS, from the coding sequence ATGGCCCACTCCTTCGCCGACATCACTCCGCCGATCGCGCTGACCCCGCTGGACGGGCGCTACCGCGCACAGGCCGCGCCCCTGGTCGATCACCTTTCCGAGGCGGCCCTGAACCGCTCCCGCCTGGTGGTGGAGACCGAGTGGATGATCCACCTGCTCGACGCCGGCGCGATCCCCGGCCTGCGCACCCTCACCGAGGACGAGATCGCGCTGCTGCGCGCCATCCCTGAGGACTTCGGCGCCGAGGGCATCGCCGAGCACGCCGAGATCGAGCGCGAGACGGTGCACGACGTCAAGGCGATCGAGTACTACATCAAGCGCCGCCTGACCGGAACCTCCCTGGAGCCCCTTGCGGAGGTGGTGCACATCTACTGCACCAGCGAGGACGTCAACAACCTCTCCTACGCCCTGATGGTCAAGGGCGCCATCGAGCAGGTGTGGTTGCCGGCGCTGCGCGAGGTGATCGATGACCTCACCGCCCTGGCCCGCGAGACCGCCCAGGTGCCGATGCTCTCGCGCACCCACGGCCAGCCCGCGACCCCCACCACCCTGGGCAAGGAGATGGCGGTGTTCGCCCACCGCCTGGCGCGGCAGGTGCGCCGCATCGAGGCCGATGAGTACCTGGGCAAGATCAACGGCGCCACCGGCACCTACGCCGCCCACGCGATCTCGGTGCCGGGCACGGACTGGGAGCAGGTGTCCCGGACCTTCGTGGAGCATCTGGGGCTCACCTGGAACCCGCTGACCACGCAGATCGAGTCCCACGACTGGCAGGCTGAGCTGTATGCGGACGTGGCCCGTGCCGGCCGGATCCTGCACAACCTGGCCACCGACATCTGGACCTACATCTCGCTGGGCTACTTCCGCCAGCGGCTCTCGGCCCAGGGCGGCACCGGGTCCTCGACGATGCCGCACAAGGTGAACCCGATCCGCTTCGAGAACGCGGAGGCGAACCTGGAGATCTCCGGGGCTCTGCTGGACTCCCTCGCGCAGACCCTGGTCACCTCGCGCCTGCAGCGCGACCTCACCGACTCCACCACCCAGCGCAACATCGGGCCGGCGCTGGGCCATTCGCTGCTTGCGATCTCCAACCTGCGCCGCGGCCTGGCAGGCCTGGACGTGGACGCCGAGGCGATGGCCGCGGACCTCGAGGGCAACTGGGAGGTCCTCGGCGAGGCCGTGCAGTCGGTGATGCGCACCCTCGGTGTGCAGGGCACGGGCGGCATGGACAGCCCCTACGAGCGGCTGAAGGAGCTCACCCGCGGGCAGCGGGTGGACGGTGCCGCGATGCGGGAGTTCATCGAGGGTCTGGGGCTGCCGGAGGCGGAGCGGGAGCGGCTGCTGGCGCTGACCCCGCACAGCTACGTGGGCTACGCGGCCCGCCTGGTGGACCACCTAGATCCGTCCGGCGGGAAGGACAGCTGA
- a CDS encoding DNA-3-methyladenine glycosylase — protein MTDPVTGPFAARPLPRAFFDRPVLNLAPLLLGCVLVGRGVGLRITEVEAYVGSQDPGSHAYRGRSARNATMFGPPGHLYVYRHMGLHSCMNIVADAEGTATGCLIRAGEIVAGRDLAFERRRAAGVCRRERDLARGPGRATVACGVSFADDGLDLCTPVDDPAIDGFHLIGRLDPRDLTGGESAGTAPLLPHPRLAVGPRIGLREEASHPELFPWRYRIAGDPTVSGPGALNR, from the coding sequence GTGACGGATCCCGTCACCGGACCGTTCGCCGCACGGCCCCTCCCCCGCGCCTTCTTCGACCGTCCCGTGCTGAACCTGGCTCCGCTGCTGCTGGGCTGCGTGCTGGTGGGCCGCGGGGTCGGGCTGCGGATCACCGAGGTGGAGGCCTATGTGGGCTCGCAGGACCCCGGCTCCCACGCCTACCGCGGGCGCTCCGCCCGCAACGCCACCATGTTCGGGCCGCCCGGGCACCTGTACGTGTACCGGCACATGGGCCTGCACTCGTGCATGAACATCGTGGCCGACGCCGAGGGGACCGCCACCGGGTGCCTGATCCGCGCCGGTGAGATCGTCGCCGGCCGTGACCTGGCCTTCGAGCGCCGGCGCGCGGCCGGGGTGTGCCGCAGGGAGCGGGACCTCGCGCGGGGGCCGGGTCGCGCCACCGTGGCCTGCGGGGTGAGCTTCGCCGACGACGGCCTGGACCTGTGTACCCCGGTCGATGATCCGGCCATCGACGGGTTCCACCTGATCGGCCGCCTCGATCCCCGAGACCTGACAGGCGGCGAGAGTGCGGGCACCGCGCCGCTGCTGCCGCATCCGCGCCTGGCCGTCGGCCCCCGTATCGGCCTGCGCGAGGAGGCCTCCCATCCCGAGCTGTTCCCCTGGCGGTACCGCATCGCCGGCGACCCGACCGTCTCCGGGCCCGGTGCCCTGAACCGCTGA
- a CDS encoding carbohydrate ABC transporter permease has translation MSAPPAPGAAPTTPSEAQRAPLRQRSWKSRMREPLTGLIFILPMLVLFVIFRYVPTLGAGFMSFTDYKLYGGFEFVGLDNYTDLIGDTLFLNSVKITLLYAVIYVPLIFIVAMGTALLLNTVVWGQGFFRGAIFLPYVTSFVLAGIIWLWVYQGDGLINGIITQLGGDRIAFVTGGQMEVLSSLAVVSVWKGFGYSMLILMAGLKSVPEEYHEAAKIDGAGAVRRFFSITLPLLKPVIFFVMVIETIAAFQVFDTVYVMTGGGPARASNVLVYMLYQQGFQFFNFGYAAAIGVALFVIVFLISIVQRFFLDREVS, from the coding sequence ATGTCCGCACCCCCCGCCCCCGGCGCCGCGCCGACGACCCCGTCGGAGGCGCAGCGCGCCCCGCTGCGCCAACGCTCCTGGAAGAGCCGGATGCGCGAGCCGCTCACCGGCCTGATCTTCATCCTGCCGATGCTCGTGCTGTTCGTGATCTTCCGGTACGTGCCCACGCTGGGCGCCGGATTCATGAGCTTCACCGACTACAAGCTGTACGGCGGGTTCGAGTTCGTGGGACTCGACAACTACACCGATCTGATCGGCGACACCCTCTTCCTCAACAGCGTGAAGATCACCCTGCTGTACGCGGTAATCTACGTGCCGCTGATCTTCATCGTCGCCATGGGCACCGCCCTGCTGCTGAACACCGTGGTGTGGGGGCAGGGCTTCTTCCGCGGCGCGATCTTCCTGCCCTATGTCACGTCCTTCGTGCTGGCCGGCATCATCTGGCTGTGGGTCTACCAGGGCGACGGCCTCATCAATGGCATCATCACGCAGCTGGGTGGTGATCGGATCGCCTTCGTCACCGGCGGCCAGATGGAGGTCCTCAGCTCCCTGGCCGTGGTCTCGGTGTGGAAGGGCTTCGGCTATTCGATGCTGATCCTCATGGCGGGCCTGAAGTCAGTACCCGAGGAGTATCACGAGGCCGCGAAGATTGACGGGGCCGGTGCGGTGCGCCGCTTCTTCTCGATCACGCTGCCGCTTCTGAAGCCGGTCATCTTCTTCGTCATGGTGATCGAGACGATCGCCGCCTTCCAGGTCTTCGACACGGTCTACGTGATGACCGGCGGCGGCCCGGCCCGCGCCTCGAACGTGCTGGTCTACATGCTGTACCAGCAGGGCTTCCAGTTCTTCAACTTCGGCTACGCCGCCGCGATCGGCGTCGCGCTGTTCGTGATCGTCTTCCTCATCTCGATCGTCCAACGTTTCTTCCTCGACAGGGAGGTCTCATGA
- a CDS encoding carbohydrate ABC transporter permease, which translates to MSTATTTSASSAATSAPQRRTRLSRPKSHLTRGQLPAILLLLALCVFTVGPFIVMLILALTPVGAQTIPFRWPDTLTLENITRVLQQQSLKRWVWNSFVYSVVSVVIILFTAAMAGYAFAKKRFPGRDVIMWSFLATLMVPTQATLIPMFVLISNLDGINTYWGLIVPTLANSQAVFLMRQFIRDLPDELFEAARVDGAGEWTVFLRIVLPSTKPILATLGIFVFLWHWNDFLWPLVIAQSDRMKTLTVGLAGLNSESVSTSNLMAASAVSVVPCLVIFFLLQRYLVNSITMSGIKG; encoded by the coding sequence ATGAGCACCGCGACCACCACGTCGGCCTCGTCGGCCGCGACGAGCGCGCCCCAGCGCCGGACCCGCCTGTCCCGCCCGAAGTCCCATCTGACGCGCGGCCAGCTGCCGGCGATCCTCCTGCTGCTGGCGCTGTGCGTCTTCACCGTCGGGCCGTTCATCGTCATGCTGATCCTGGCGCTGACCCCGGTGGGCGCCCAGACCATCCCGTTCCGCTGGCCGGACACGCTCACGCTGGAGAACATCACTCGCGTGCTGCAGCAGCAGAGCCTGAAGCGCTGGGTGTGGAACTCCTTCGTCTACTCCGTCGTCTCCGTGGTGATCATCCTGTTCACGGCGGCGATGGCCGGCTACGCCTTCGCGAAGAAGCGCTTCCCGGGCCGCGACGTCATCATGTGGTCGTTCCTGGCGACCCTGATGGTCCCCACCCAGGCGACGCTCATCCCGATGTTCGTGCTGATCTCGAACCTGGACGGCATCAACACCTACTGGGGTCTGATCGTGCCGACCCTGGCGAACTCGCAGGCCGTCTTCCTCATGCGCCAGTTCATCCGCGATCTGCCCGATGAGCTGTTCGAGGCGGCCCGCGTGGACGGCGCTGGCGAGTGGACGGTGTTCCTGCGGATCGTGCTGCCCTCGACGAAGCCGATCCTCGCGACCCTCGGCATCTTCGTGTTCCTGTGGCACTGGAACGACTTCCTGTGGCCGCTGGTCATCGCGCAGAGCGACCGGATGAAGACTCTGACCGTAGGCCTGGCGGGACTGAACTCCGAGAGTGTCTCGACCTCGAACCTGATGGCGGCCTCCGCCGTCAGCGTGGTCCCCTGCCTCGTGATCTTCTTCCTGCTCCAGCGCTACCTGGTCAACAGCATCACCATGAGCGGCATCAAGGGCTGA
- a CDS encoding phage holin family protein, protein MRFLGQLIVTALALWVTALILPGMHLGDDSAPLLTQVLTIGAIALILALVTTIVRPILSLLALPITCLTLGLFQLVINTLMLLLTSWISAQFGLTLQFDSFWWALLAGIVIGVLSAIVEAVTGLGDGERREA, encoded by the coding sequence ATGCGCTTCCTAGGACAACTCATCGTCACAGCCCTCGCCCTGTGGGTGACCGCGCTGATCCTGCCGGGCATGCACCTGGGCGACGACAGCGCCCCGCTGCTCACCCAGGTGCTCACCATCGGCGCGATCGCCCTGATCCTCGCCCTGGTGACCACGATCGTGCGGCCCATCCTCTCGCTTCTGGCCCTGCCGATCACCTGCCTCACCCTGGGCCTGTTCCAGCTCGTCATCAACACCCTGATGCTGCTGCTGACCAGCTGGATCTCGGCTCAGTTCGGGCTGACCCTGCAGTTCGACTCCTTCTGGTGGGCGCTGCTGGCCGGCATCGTGATCGGCGTGCTCTCGGCGATCGTGGAGGCCGTGACCGGACTGGGTGACGGCGAGCGCCGCGAGGCCTGA
- a CDS encoding NAD-dependent epimerase/dehydratase family protein, translating to MTLHRPEDETALDELLSAPTPGVTEALSAIDGDIVLLGGGGKVGPTLARMARRALDEAGSDSRVISVSRWSDETAAASLREHGIEIVSADLSDPDSWAGLPDAGAVMYLLGHKFGATGNPAKTWWLNAVVPGFCASRYRGVPSVAYSTGNVYPLRPVSRGGATEQDPIGPVGMYAQSCAAREQAFAEAADRWGTPTAIYRLNYACELRYGVIADIARTIAEGAPVDVTMPAVNVVWQRDSNAWSLQTLAHASNPAFVLNGTGPETLSTRYIAEVLAEHAGWDLEITGEEANTALLNNAARAHEMFGYPSIPPATIIRWVAEWVSSGARTLGKPTKFQQRDGGF from the coding sequence ATGACACTGCACCGCCCTGAGGACGAGACGGCGCTCGACGAGCTACTGTCCGCGCCGACCCCCGGCGTCACCGAGGCCCTGTCCGCGATCGACGGGGACATCGTCCTGCTGGGCGGCGGTGGCAAGGTCGGCCCCACCCTTGCACGCATGGCGCGCCGCGCGCTCGACGAGGCCGGTTCCGACTCCCGCGTGATCTCCGTGTCCCGCTGGTCCGACGAGACGGCCGCCGCCTCCTTGCGCGAGCACGGCATCGAGATCGTCTCGGCCGACCTCTCCGACCCCGACTCCTGGGCGGGCCTGCCTGACGCCGGCGCGGTCATGTATCTACTCGGCCACAAGTTCGGTGCCACGGGGAATCCGGCGAAGACCTGGTGGCTCAACGCCGTCGTCCCCGGCTTCTGCGCCTCCCGCTACCGCGGGGTCCCCTCCGTCGCCTACTCGACCGGCAACGTCTACCCGCTGCGCCCGGTCTCCAGGGGTGGCGCCACCGAGCAGGATCCGATCGGCCCCGTCGGCATGTACGCGCAGTCCTGCGCGGCGCGCGAGCAAGCCTTCGCCGAGGCCGCCGACCGCTGGGGCACCCCCACTGCGATCTACCGGCTGAACTACGCCTGCGAGCTGCGCTACGGCGTCATCGCGGACATCGCCCGCACCATCGCCGAGGGCGCCCCCGTCGACGTCACCATGCCGGCCGTCAACGTCGTGTGGCAGCGCGACTCGAACGCCTGGAGCTTGCAGACCCTGGCGCACGCCTCGAACCCGGCCTTCGTCCTCAACGGCACCGGCCCGGAGACCCTCTCCACCCGGTACATCGCCGAGGTCCTCGCCGAGCACGCCGGCTGGGACCTGGAGATCACAGGCGAGGAGGCGAACACCGCTCTGCTGAACAACGCCGCCCGCGCCCACGAGATGTTCGGCTACCCGAGCATCCCGCCGGCCACGATCATCCGCTGGGTCGCCGAGTGGGTCAGCAGCGGCGCCCGAACGCTGGGCAAGCCCACCAAGTTCCAGCAGCGGGACGGTGGCTTCTGA
- a CDS encoding dihydrodipicolinate synthase family protein codes for MHLFGTPPHVIPAHPLAVDEDGHPDWAAQRLLTRYYLAAGATGLGVAVHTTQFEVHDDRGLLRRVYTEAAEVAESFGPEATLVAGIVGDARTAAEEAALAADLGYEAALLSPHGLTDRTERGILDRARAVAAELPIVGFYMQESVGGMYLSPAFWEELLTIERLVGIKVAPFDRYRTKDIMEQLALSGREDVALLTGNDDAIVPDLMTPFTVDGREIRFRGGLLGQWAVGTRAAVELTGRLWKGHDGPVPQELLDTGMAMVDVNQAVFDPQNRFAGSIAGVNEMLRQQGLLPSSRCLSDTEILSPGQADRIRLVRERHPELLDEDFIAENIDSWREDIA; via the coding sequence ATGCATTTGTTCGGCACCCCGCCCCACGTCATCCCCGCCCATCCGCTGGCCGTCGACGAGGACGGCCACCCCGACTGGGCCGCGCAGCGCCTGCTGACCCGCTACTACCTGGCGGCCGGCGCCACCGGCCTCGGCGTCGCCGTCCACACCACCCAGTTCGAGGTCCACGACGATCGCGGTCTGCTGCGCCGCGTCTACACCGAGGCCGCCGAGGTCGCCGAGAGCTTCGGCCCGGAGGCGACGCTGGTGGCCGGCATAGTCGGCGATGCGCGCACCGCCGCCGAGGAGGCCGCCCTGGCGGCGGACCTCGGCTACGAGGCGGCGCTGCTCTCCCCGCACGGGCTCACCGACCGCACTGAGCGCGGCATCCTGGACCGCGCCCGCGCCGTCGCCGCGGAGCTACCGATCGTCGGCTTCTACATGCAGGAGTCCGTTGGCGGTATGTATCTCTCCCCCGCCTTCTGGGAGGAGCTGCTCACCATCGAGCGGCTGGTCGGCATCAAGGTCGCACCCTTCGACCGCTACCGGACGAAGGACATCATGGAGCAGCTCGCCCTCAGCGGCCGCGAGGACGTCGCACTGCTGACCGGCAACGACGACGCGATCGTCCCGGACCTCATGACCCCCTTCACCGTGGACGGCCGCGAGATACGCTTCCGGGGCGGTCTGCTGGGCCAGTGGGCGGTGGGCACCCGCGCCGCCGTCGAGCTGACCGGCCGCCTCTGGAAGGGCCATGACGGTCCTGTCCCGCAGGAGCTGCTCGATACCGGCATGGCCATGGTCGACGTGAACCAAGCCGTCTTCGATCCGCAGAACCGCTTCGCTGGCTCCATCGCCGGCGTCAACGAGATGCTGCGCCAGCAGGGCCTGCTGCCCAGCTCCCGCTGCCTGTCCGACACCGAGATCCTCTCTCCCGGCCAGGCCGACCGCATCCGTCTCGTCCGCGAGCGTCACCCCGAGCTCCTGGACGAGGACTTCATCGCCGAGAACATCGACTCCTGGCGCGAGGACATCGCCTGA
- a CDS encoding LacI family DNA-binding transcriptional regulator gives MVAVNLKQIAERANVSLATASRVLSGSRYPVTEETRQRVLRAAEELDYVPNANARGLLSGRSRTVGVIVGDVSDSFFAQMVGGIHEVADRAGYMVAVVNTYREPGKELDTVVRFRAQRVDIMIVAASGLTDEQHTQGIERQLRGFVDSGNSGVLIGHHRVSERLGVSRVLMDHRESARQLAQHLHDLGHRRVAMLAGTERLLTITDRVEGFRDVFGGGLVECGAEPNRDGGYEATGRVLAQHPEVTAIACGADQLAFGALTRLRESGVDVPGQISVTGFNDISPAADMVPSLTTMHLPLEEMGRLAMQLGLRGLDGDLSVRETYPRLVVRSSTGPARS, from the coding sequence ATGGTCGCCGTGAACCTCAAGCAGATCGCCGAACGGGCGAATGTGTCCCTGGCCACGGCGTCGCGCGTCCTGTCCGGCAGCCGCTACCCCGTGACCGAGGAGACGCGTCAGCGCGTGCTGCGCGCCGCCGAGGAGCTCGACTACGTGCCTAACGCCAACGCCCGCGGCCTGTTGTCCGGACGCAGCCGCACCGTCGGCGTCATCGTCGGAGACGTCTCCGACTCCTTCTTCGCGCAGATGGTGGGGGGCATCCATGAGGTCGCCGATCGCGCCGGCTACATGGTCGCCGTGGTGAACACGTACCGTGAGCCCGGCAAGGAGCTGGACACCGTCGTCCGCTTCCGCGCCCAGCGCGTTGACATCATGATCGTTGCGGCCTCCGGCCTCACCGACGAGCAGCACACCCAGGGCATCGAGAGGCAGCTGCGCGGCTTCGTCGACAGCGGCAACTCCGGCGTCCTCATCGGCCACCACCGCGTCTCCGAGAGGCTCGGCGTCTCCCGGGTACTCATGGACCACCGCGAATCTGCCCGCCAGCTCGCGCAGCACCTGCACGATCTCGGCCACCGCCGGGTCGCGATGCTCGCCGGCACCGAGCGGCTGCTGACGATCACGGACCGCGTCGAGGGGTTCCGCGACGTCTTCGGGGGCGGCCTCGTCGAATGCGGCGCCGAGCCGAACCGCGACGGTGGCTACGAGGCGACCGGCCGCGTCCTGGCCCAGCATCCCGAGGTCACCGCGATCGCCTGCGGCGCCGATCAGCTGGCCTTCGGCGCGCTCACGCGCCTGCGGGAGTCCGGGGTGGACGTGCCCGGGCAGATCTCCGTCACCGGCTTTAACGACATCAGTCCGGCCGCGGACATGGTGCCGTCGCTGACCACGATGCACCTCCCCCTGGAGGAGATGGGGCGGCTCGCCATGCAGCTGGGGCTGCGGGGCCTCGATGGCGATCTCAGCGTGCGAGAGACCTACCCTCGGCTCGTCGTGCGCAGTTCCACCGGGCCCGCCCGCTCCTGA